In Phaeobacter gallaeciensis DSM 26640, a genomic segment contains:
- the gltA gene encoding citrate synthase, with amino-acid sequence MTDTKKTAQLSLNGETYELPIFSPTTGPDVLDIRKLYGQAGVFTYDPGFTSTASCDSTITYIDGGKGELLHRGYPIDQLASKSHHLEVCYLLLYGELPTAAQLEDFETRVTRHTMVHEQMHNFFRGFRRDAHPMATLVGVVGAMSAFYHDSTDINDPWQREVAAIRLIAKLPTIAAMAYKYSIGQPFVYPRNDLDYAANFLHMCFSVPAEEYHVDPILARAMDRIFILHADHEQNASTSTVRLASSSGANPFACIAAGIACLWGPAHGGANQACLEMLKEIGSVDRIPEFIERAKDKNDPFRLMGFGHRVYKNTDPRATVLKQSADEVLELLGVENNPLLQVAKELEQTALNDEYFIEKKLFPNVDFYSGIILEAMGFPTSMFTPIFALSRTVGWISQWKEMIADPQNKIGRPRQLYLGETARDYIDIESR; translated from the coding sequence ATGACCGATACAAAGAAGACCGCCCAGCTCAGCCTGAATGGCGAAACTTACGAGCTTCCCATTTTCTCGCCGACGACCGGGCCCGATGTTCTGGATATCCGCAAGCTCTATGGCCAAGCCGGTGTGTTTACCTATGATCCCGGCTTTACCTCCACTGCGAGCTGCGACAGCACCATAACCTATATCGACGGTGGCAAGGGCGAACTGCTGCACCGTGGTTACCCCATTGACCAGCTGGCATCCAAATCGCACCACCTCGAAGTCTGCTATCTGCTGCTTTATGGTGAACTGCCGACCGCGGCTCAGCTGGAAGATTTCGAGACCCGTGTGACCCGTCACACCATGGTGCACGAGCAGATGCACAACTTCTTCCGTGGCTTCCGCCGGGACGCGCACCCGATGGCGACCCTCGTGGGTGTGGTCGGCGCCATGTCGGCCTTCTACCACGATTCCACCGACATCAACGACCCCTGGCAGCGTGAAGTGGCCGCGATCCGTCTGATCGCAAAACTGCCCACCATCGCTGCGATGGCTTACAAGTATTCAATCGGTCAGCCGTTTGTGTATCCCCGCAACGACTTGGATTACGCGGCGAACTTCCTGCACATGTGCTTCTCCGTTCCGGCAGAAGAATATCATGTCGACCCGATCCTTGCGCGCGCAATGGACCGGATCTTCATCTTGCATGCAGACCACGAACAGAACGCTTCAACCTCGACCGTGCGTCTGGCGTCCTCGTCCGGTGCCAACCCGTTCGCCTGTATTGCGGCGGGCATCGCCTGCCTCTGGGGGCCGGCCCATGGTGGCGCCAATCAGGCCTGCTTGGAGATGCTCAAGGAAATCGGCTCGGTTGACCGCATCCCCGAGTTCATTGAACGCGCCAAAGACAAGAACGATCCGTTCCGTCTGATGGGCTTTGGCCACCGGGTCTACAAGAACACCGATCCGCGTGCCACGGTCCTGAAGCAATCCGCCGATGAGGTGCTGGAACTGCTCGGCGTGGAAAACAACCCGCTCTTGCAAGTCGCCAAGGAACTGGAACAGACCGCCCTCAACGATGAATATTTCATCGAGAAGAAACTGTTCCCGAACGTGGATTTCTACTCCGGCATCATTCTTGAGGCGATGGGCTTCCCGACCTCGATGTTCACGCCGATCTTCGCGCTGTCGCGCACCGTCGGCTGGATTTCGCAGTGGAAAGAAATGATCGCGGATCCACAGAACAAAATCGGTCGCCCGCGTCAGCTCTACCTCGGCGAAACCGCCCGCGACTACATCGATATCGAAAGCCGCTGA
- a CDS encoding ComEC/Rec2 family competence protein, which translates to MRALGVLDGLLQSQRGDLFPWVPVLFGVGIGLFFSLRFEPDLAHYLWGAGPGCVALAMLWRGDQQDAVVFLGWVLLLVTLGFATAGLRAHSVGAPVLQYRSYGAVEGRVIAIDRSARDRLRITLDQPFLDRIPPAQTPARLRLSLPDGAAVPRIGDRVMTTAHLMPPQGPVEPHGFDFRRHAWFQQLGAVGYTRVPVLIINRGPRDLPVEQLRQKLSTGIRSQMPVATGGFAVAITTGDRSAIPQAALEALRASNLAHLLAISGLHMGLLAGVVFGGLRLLLALAPAVAQRIDTKKLAAVGALLAASAYLLLSGMQVASTRAYIMVAMMLGAVLLDRRALSLRAVALAAIVILLLRPESLLSPGFQMSFAATTALIVIFGSLRDRLSPTGPRWLRLVTGLVLSSLIAGLATAPFGAAHFNMISHYGLLANVLAVPVMGALVVPAAVLALCLAPVGASWIGLTLMDLGISWILFVANWVAALDGAQGAVPMPPAPVLPLVAFGGLLLGLWRGRLRLLGVPVLIGGAMIWYGNPRPAVLAAPNGGIVGVLTAEGRALSRAKGHGYAAERWTENDGSLQTQEEGAQLWPLIAGPEAPGKSVTAYLAATDQRLTHVMGKAAAEAMTECAADEVIISAKPVAPVGGCLVFDEDALHRMGSVQMDAEGRWTSAQDVVGTRLWSRDPVKSRSSH; encoded by the coding sequence ATGCGCGCCCTGGGCGTCCTTGATGGTCTGCTGCAATCCCAGCGCGGGGATCTCTTTCCCTGGGTGCCGGTTTTGTTCGGGGTTGGCATCGGGCTGTTTTTCTCACTCAGGTTTGAGCCGGATCTGGCGCACTATCTTTGGGGCGCTGGGCCGGGCTGCGTTGCACTGGCGATGCTGTGGCGCGGCGACCAGCAGGATGCTGTGGTCTTTCTGGGCTGGGTTCTGCTGCTGGTCACGCTCGGGTTTGCCACCGCCGGGTTGCGCGCGCATTCGGTTGGCGCGCCGGTGCTTCAGTACCGCAGCTATGGCGCGGTGGAGGGGCGGGTGATTGCCATCGACCGCTCTGCCCGTGACCGGTTGCGGATCACGCTGGATCAACCATTTCTGGACCGCATCCCGCCTGCTCAAACCCCTGCGCGGCTCAGGCTGTCGTTGCCGGACGGGGCAGCGGTTCCACGCATTGGCGACCGGGTGATGACCACAGCCCATCTGATGCCACCACAAGGCCCTGTTGAACCGCATGGTTTCGATTTTCGGCGACATGCCTGGTTCCAACAGCTCGGCGCGGTGGGGTACACCCGTGTGCCGGTGCTGATCATAAACCGCGGCCCGCGTGACCTGCCGGTTGAGCAATTGCGCCAGAAGCTCTCTACCGGCATTCGTTCGCAGATGCCGGTGGCGACCGGCGGTTTTGCGGTGGCCATTACCACCGGCGATCGTTCGGCGATCCCACAAGCGGCGCTGGAGGCGTTGCGGGCCAGTAACCTGGCACATCTGTTGGCAATTTCGGGGCTGCATATGGGGTTGCTGGCCGGCGTTGTCTTTGGCGGGCTGCGGTTGTTGTTGGCGCTTGCACCAGCCGTTGCGCAGCGTATCGACACCAAAAAACTGGCGGCGGTTGGCGCCTTGCTTGCGGCCAGTGCCTATCTGTTGCTGTCTGGAATGCAGGTGGCTAGCACGCGGGCCTACATCATGGTGGCGATGATGCTAGGAGCGGTGCTGCTTGATCGGCGGGCGCTGTCCCTGCGCGCGGTGGCGCTGGCGGCAATAGTGATCCTGCTCTTGCGTCCGGAAAGCCTGCTCAGCCCAGGGTTCCAGATGAGTTTTGCCGCCACCACCGCCTTGATCGTGATCTTTGGTAGCCTGCGTGACCGGTTGAGCCCTACGGGCCCGCGCTGGCTGCGACTGGTGACGGGGCTTGTGCTGTCCTCGCTGATTGCCGGATTGGCGACCGCGCCATTTGGAGCTGCTCATTTCAATATGATTTCGCATTACGGGTTGCTGGCCAATGTTCTGGCTGTGCCTGTAATGGGCGCGCTGGTGGTGCCAGCTGCTGTTCTGGCGCTTTGTCTGGCGCCAGTGGGGGCGTCCTGGATTGGTCTTACACTTATGGATCTGGGGATCAGCTGGATTCTGTTTGTTGCTAATTGGGTCGCCGCCCTTGATGGGGCGCAGGGGGCGGTGCCGATGCCGCCTGCTCCGGTGCTGCCACTGGTGGCTTTCGGTGGGCTGTTGCTTGGGCTTTGGCGGGGGCGGTTGCGCCTTCTTGGTGTGCCGGTGCTGATTGGGGGCGCGATGATCTGGTATGGCAACCCGCGCCCTGCGGTTCTCGCGGCGCCCAATGGCGGCATCGTCGGGGTCCTGACGGCGGAGGGACGGGCATTATCACGCGCTAAAGGGCATGGCTATGCAGCGGAACGTTGGACGGAAAATGACGGCAGTTTGCAGACACAGGAGGAGGGCGCGCAACTATGGCCGCTGATTGCCGGACCAGAGGCGCCCGGTAAATCGGTCACGGCATATCTGGCGGCGACGGATCAGCGGCTGACCCATGTGATGGGCAAGGCAGCGGCTGAGGCAATGACCGAATGTGCAGCCGATGAGGTGATCATAAGTGCCAAGCCCGTGGCACCGGTCGGCGGCTGCCTGGTGTTTGACGAAGACGCGCTACATCGCATGGGGAGCGTGCAGATGGATGCAGAGGGACGCTGGACTTCGGCGCAAGATGTGGTGGGAACCCGGTTGTGGAGCCGTGATCCGGTGAAGTCACGATCAAGCCATTGA
- the gltX gene encoding glutamate--tRNA ligase, translating into MSKPVVTRFAPSPTGYLHIGGARTALFNWLYARGRGGKFLLRIEDTDRERSNPEATAAILQGMAWLGLDHDGEVVSQFEGAERHAAVARELLEAGKAYKCFATQEEIAAFRDQAKAEGKSTLYRSPWRDAAEAGHPDAPYVIRIKAPQDGTTVIRDEVQGDVTIKNDQLDDMILLRSDGTPVYMLAVVVDDHDMGVTHVIRGDDHLNNAARQMMIYEAMGWDVPVWAHIPLIHGPDGKKLSKRHGALGAQEYQAMGYPAAGMRNYLARLGWSHGDDEFFTDAQARDWFDLNGIGKSPARFDTKKLENLCGQHIAISDDAALRNELQAYLAAADKPQLNDVQSNDLERAMYCLKDRAKTFPELLEKAHFILTSRPIEPDQKAAKALASVSDGILSELTPQLQNASWSRDDLETLLNAFAEAQDTKFGKLAGPLRAALAGRAVTPSVFDMMLILGRDETLARLSDVAG; encoded by the coding sequence ATGTCCAAACCGGTCGTCACCCGCTTCGCCCCCTCGCCCACCGGCTATCTGCATATCGGCGGCGCGCGCACTGCGCTGTTCAATTGGCTTTATGCCCGTGGCCGCGGCGGCAAATTCCTGTTGCGGATCGAAGACACCGACCGCGAGCGCTCCAACCCCGAGGCGACGGCCGCGATCCTGCAAGGCATGGCCTGGCTCGGCCTGGATCATGACGGTGAGGTGGTCAGCCAGTTCGAAGGCGCCGAGCGCCATGCCGCGGTCGCCCGTGAGCTGCTTGAGGCGGGCAAGGCTTATAAGTGCTTTGCCACGCAGGAAGAAATCGCGGCGTTCCGCGATCAGGCAAAGGCTGAGGGCAAATCGACCCTCTACCGTTCGCCCTGGCGCGATGCGGCAGAGGCCGGTCATCCAGACGCGCCTTATGTGATCCGCATCAAAGCCCCGCAGGACGGCACCACAGTGATCCGCGATGAGGTTCAGGGCGATGTCACGATCAAGAATGACCAGCTGGACGACATGATCCTGCTGCGCTCTGATGGGACACCTGTCTACATGCTGGCAGTTGTCGTAGATGATCACGATATGGGCGTCACCCATGTGATCCGGGGCGATGACCACCTCAACAACGCCGCACGTCAGATGATGATCTATGAGGCGATGGGCTGGGATGTCCCCGTCTGGGCGCATATCCCGCTGATCCACGGTCCCGATGGCAAAAAGCTGTCCAAACGGCATGGTGCCTTGGGCGCGCAAGAATATCAGGCGATGGGCTATCCGGCTGCGGGCATGCGCAACTATTTGGCCCGTCTGGGCTGGAGCCATGGCGATGATGAGTTTTTCACCGATGCGCAGGCGCGCGACTGGTTCGACCTTAACGGCATCGGCAAAAGCCCGGCGCGGTTTGACACGAAAAAGCTGGAAAATCTCTGCGGTCAGCATATCGCCATCAGCGATGATGCTGCACTGCGGAATGAGCTTCAGGCCTATTTGGCAGCGGCTGACAAGCCGCAGTTAAATGACGTTCAGTCAAACGATCTTGAACGTGCGATGTATTGCCTCAAGGATCGTGCCAAGACATTCCCCGAGCTGCTTGAAAAAGCTCATTTTATCCTGACTTCACGGCCGATTGAGCCAGATCAAAAGGCCGCTAAGGCCCTTGCATCTGTATCCGACGGTATACTGAGTGAATTGACGCCGCAGCTGCAAAATGCTAGCTGGTCCCGAGACGATCTGGAGACGCTTCTGAACGCATTTGCAGAAGCACAGGATACCAAGTTCGGCAAACTGGCGGGTCCCTTGCGGGCGGCGCTGGCTGGTCGTGCGGTAACCCCTTCAGTTTTCGACATGATGCTGATTCTGGGCCGGGACGAAACACTGGCCCGACTCTCCGACGTTGCTGGCTGA
- a CDS encoding enoyl-CoA hydratase-related protein gives MDYQEILFSLEDGLAVVTLNRPAKMNALTGLTRAEITHAMQRAGKEARAVVLTGSGVSFCSGQDLSDAASQGKLDLERTLRDEYTPMLEAIYNCPVPTIAAVNGPAAGAGANLALAADVVIATESAYFMQAFARIGLMPDAGGTWFMPRQMGMAKAMGAALFADKITAKQASDWGMIWEAIPDAEFDAHWRARAAYLASGPTRAFGAIKTAISDGYGNSLPEQLSEEAHLQGQCGKTRDFMEGVTAFMEKRPAKFEGR, from the coding sequence ATGGATTACCAGGAAATTCTGTTCTCGCTGGAAGACGGCTTGGCCGTTGTGACGCTGAACCGCCCCGCCAAGATGAACGCATTGACCGGTCTGACGCGGGCGGAAATCACCCATGCGATGCAACGCGCCGGCAAAGAGGCCCGGGCCGTGGTTCTGACCGGGTCCGGCGTGTCGTTCTGTTCGGGTCAGGATTTGTCCGATGCGGCAAGCCAGGGCAAGCTGGATCTGGAGCGCACCCTGCGCGATGAATACACCCCGATGCTGGAGGCAATCTACAACTGCCCGGTGCCGACCATTGCTGCGGTCAACGGTCCGGCGGCGGGCGCGGGCGCCAATCTGGCGCTGGCCGCAGATGTGGTGATCGCAACCGAGAGCGCCTATTTCATGCAGGCCTTTGCCCGCATTGGCCTCATGCCAGATGCCGGTGGCACCTGGTTCATGCCACGGCAGATGGGCATGGCAAAGGCGATGGGGGCTGCACTGTTTGCCGACAAGATCACCGCCAAACAGGCCAGCGACTGGGGCATGATCTGGGAGGCCATTCCGGATGCCGAATTCGACGCCCATTGGCGCGCCCGTGCGGCATATCTGGCCTCCGGTCCGACCCGTGCCTTTGGCGCGATCAAAACGGCAATCAGCGATGGCTATGGCAACAGCCTGCCGGAGCAACTGTCCGAAGAGGCGCATCTGCAAGGCCAATGTGGCAAGACCCGCGACTTCATGGAAGGGGTTACGGCCTTCATGGAAAAACGCCCTGCGAAATTCGAAGGACGCTGA
- a CDS encoding calcium-binding protein, with product MLMTLLGVGLLAGVIINDSDDSDSAESGANESGNEDNNEAVVEGTDGADLLLGTIGSETLLGGAGNDNIDARGGPDTIEGGAGDDTLDGGSADDNIFGGDGEDRMIGGNGDDFMRGNAGDDILIDARGADHLVGGQGDDIILAAGILDEGAYEDLVQGRTPPPATVEEVNTLLNYDYTADQDGEGDTINAGAGDDAVLFGLNDTVTGGNGSDSFETGAWLSEDEQATITDFTADDDRVVYYYDEDEEEPELDVVTRANDDGGTDAFLVANGEEVVRLINAGTTFNLAEHVALVARSG from the coding sequence ATGCTCATGACATTGCTTGGGGTTGGCCTGCTGGCTGGCGTGATCATCAATGATTCCGATGACTCCGACAGCGCCGAGTCCGGCGCCAACGAAAGCGGTAACGAAGACAACAATGAAGCCGTTGTCGAGGGCACCGACGGAGCTGACCTACTGCTCGGTACCATTGGCAGCGAAACCCTGCTTGGCGGCGCCGGTAACGATAATATCGATGCCCGCGGTGGTCCTGACACTATCGAAGGCGGCGCCGGAGATGACACGCTAGATGGTGGCTCGGCAGATGACAATATCTTCGGTGGCGACGGCGAAGACCGTATGATCGGCGGCAACGGCGATGACTTCATGCGCGGCAACGCGGGTGATGACATCCTTATCGATGCGCGCGGCGCGGATCATCTCGTTGGCGGTCAGGGCGATGACATTATTCTCGCGGCCGGAATTCTGGATGAAGGTGCCTATGAGGATTTGGTCCAGGGCCGCACCCCGCCGCCCGCGACTGTTGAAGAGGTGAACACTCTGCTGAACTACGACTACACCGCTGATCAGGACGGCGAAGGCGACACCATCAACGCAGGGGCAGGCGATGACGCGGTGCTCTTTGGCCTCAACGACACGGTGACCGGTGGCAATGGCAGTGACAGCTTTGAGACCGGCGCCTGGCTGAGCGAGGATGAGCAGGCCACCATCACCGATTTCACCGCAGATGATGACCGCGTGGTTTACTACTACGATGAAGACGAGGAAGAGCCGGAACTGGACGTGGTCACCCGCGCCAATGACGATGGCGGCACCGATGCCTTCCTGGTGGCCAATGGCGAGGAAGTGGTGCGTCTGATCAATGCCGGTACCACCTTCAACCTGGCCGAGCATGTGGCGCTGGTTGCCCGCAGCGGCTGA
- the lexA gene encoding transcriptional repressor LexA, which produces MLTKKQLDLLDFIHTRLQKDGVPPSFDEMKVALDLRSKSGIHRLITALEERGFIRRLAHRARAIEIIRLPDSLGNAAQTAEASSSTPEPANQVSAPAMIAAMELPVMGRIAAGVPIEAINQVSHQVAVPASMLSAQGQHFALEVRGDSMIEAGINDGDIVVIRETAVADNGDVVVALVEGQEATLKRIYRKGSTIALEAANPAYETRRYPQDQVKVQGRLVGLIRTY; this is translated from the coding sequence ATGCTGACGAAGAAGCAATTGGATTTGCTGGATTTCATCCACACACGCCTGCAGAAGGATGGCGTCCCGCCCAGCTTTGATGAGATGAAGGTGGCGCTGGATCTGCGGTCCAAATCCGGCATCCACCGGCTGATCACCGCGCTGGAGGAGCGCGGCTTCATTCGCCGTCTCGCCCATCGGGCCCGCGCGATTGAGATTATTCGCCTGCCGGACAGCCTCGGCAATGCGGCTCAGACTGCGGAAGCCTCATCCTCTACACCAGAGCCTGCCAATCAGGTGTCGGCACCTGCAATGATCGCCGCGATGGAACTGCCCGTGATGGGCCGCATAGCAGCAGGCGTTCCGATTGAGGCCATCAATCAGGTCTCCCATCAGGTCGCGGTGCCCGCCTCCATGCTTTCGGCGCAAGGCCAGCATTTCGCATTGGAGGTACGCGGCGACTCTATGATCGAGGCTGGGATCAATGACGGCGATATCGTTGTAATCCGGGAAACGGCTGTGGCAGACAACGGCGATGTGGTGGTTGCCCTCGTCGAAGGACAGGAAGCTACACTGAAACGCATCTATCGTAAGGGCAGCACCATTGCGCTGGAGGCCGCGAACCCCGCCTATGAAACCCGCCGCTACCCGCAAGATCAGGTGAAGGTTCAGGGCCGTCTCGTTGGCCTTATCCGCACCTACTGA
- a CDS encoding molybdopterin molybdotransferase MoeA: MISVSDALTTLLDLVAPLEVEIVPLRAAARRVLAKPVSANRDQPPFAASAMDGYAVKAAEVERDAMFKVIGESAAGHGFQGRVGPGQAVRIFTGAPVPEGADFVVIQEDTSVTGSLLTITDHPGPGHNIRAKGGDFQIGTSVDSPRMLTPADIALLAAMNIAEVPVHRKPTVALISTGDELVLPGESPGPDQIIASNTLGLDAMLSAAGAEPRILPIARDTESSLRMALDLAQDADLIVTIGGASVGDHDLVAGVTEGLGMSRAFYKVAMRPGKPLMAGTLGRSAMVGLPGNPVSAMVCGHIFLLPMLRVMQGLSPLDQQPATANLAHDLPANGPRTHYMRARLSGGDLHVFDDQDSARLTLLAEANALAIRPPHDPPRGKGEPLAYIVI, from the coding sequence GATCTCAGTTTCCGACGCATTGACCACGCTGCTAGATCTGGTGGCTCCGCTTGAAGTGGAAATCGTTCCCCTGCGCGCCGCTGCCCGCCGCGTGCTGGCAAAACCTGTGTCCGCCAACCGGGACCAGCCGCCCTTTGCGGCCTCCGCTATGGATGGCTATGCCGTAAAGGCGGCAGAGGTCGAGCGGGATGCAATGTTCAAAGTCATCGGAGAAAGCGCTGCGGGCCATGGGTTTCAGGGGCGCGTCGGCCCCGGCCAGGCGGTGCGGATCTTCACCGGCGCACCAGTGCCTGAAGGCGCTGATTTCGTTGTTATACAAGAGGATACCAGTGTTACCGGATCCTTGCTGACCATCACAGACCATCCCGGACCTGGCCATAACATTCGCGCAAAGGGTGGCGATTTTCAGATCGGCACCAGTGTTGACTCGCCACGCATGCTGACACCGGCAGATATCGCCCTGCTCGCCGCGATGAACATCGCCGAGGTGCCCGTGCACCGCAAACCAACAGTGGCGCTGATCTCCACCGGGGATGAGCTGGTCCTGCCCGGCGAAAGCCCCGGCCCGGATCAGATCATCGCCTCCAACACCCTTGGGCTGGACGCCATGCTGAGCGCTGCAGGTGCTGAGCCCCGGATTTTGCCCATCGCCCGCGACACCGAAAGCAGCCTTCGCATGGCGCTGGATCTGGCGCAGGACGCCGACCTGATCGTCACCATTGGCGGGGCCTCGGTTGGGGATCACGATCTGGTCGCCGGGGTGACCGAGGGGCTTGGCATGTCGCGCGCGTTCTACAAGGTTGCGATGCGCCCGGGAAAGCCGCTGATGGCTGGAACGCTGGGCCGCTCCGCTATGGTGGGACTGCCGGGAAATCCCGTATCTGCAATGGTTTGCGGGCATATCTTCCTGTTGCCCATGCTGCGCGTGATGCAAGGTTTGTCACCTCTGGATCAGCAGCCGGCGACGGCAAATCTGGCTCATGACCTGCCTGCAAACGGCCCACGGACACATTATATGCGCGCCAGGTTGAGCGGCGGCGATCTGCATGTCTTCGACGATCAGGACAGCGCCCGGCTGACCCTTCTGGCCGAGGCAAACGCCCTCGCCATTCGTCCCCCGCATGATCCCCCCCGAGGCAAGGGGGAACCGCTCGCCTATATTGTGATCTGA
- a CDS encoding cytochrome c-type biogenesis protein, with the protein MTHAFLARLLLSLTLLAPMVVTSTPALAVEPDEILEDPVLEGRARALSKDLRCLVCRNENIDESNADLARDLRLLVRERLVAGDSNDEAMDFIVERYGEYVLLSPRASGANWLLYAAGPLMLVLALILAGGYIRTRSRTPSAEDPGAEGLSAQERAQLDRILKD; encoded by the coding sequence ATGACACATGCGTTTCTTGCCCGGCTGTTGCTGTCGTTGACGCTGCTGGCCCCAATGGTGGTGACTAGCACCCCGGCGCTGGCGGTCGAACCCGACGAAATTCTGGAAGATCCGGTGCTGGAGGGCCGCGCGCGCGCGCTGTCCAAGGACCTGCGCTGTCTGGTGTGTCGCAACGAGAATATCGACGAAAGCAACGCCGATCTGGCCCGTGATCTGCGCCTTCTGGTGCGCGAACGCCTGGTGGCAGGCGACAGCAATGATGAGGCGATGGATTTCATCGTGGAGCGCTACGGCGAATATGTTCTGCTCAGCCCCCGGGCAAGTGGCGCCAACTGGCTGCTCTATGCGGCTGGTCCCCTGATGCTGGTGCTGGCGCTGATACTGGCCGGGGGTTATATCCGCACCCGCAGCCGCACCCCAAGCGCGGAGGATCCCGGCGCAGAGGGGCTCAGCGCGCAGGAGCGGGCGCAACTGGATCGTATCCTGAAAGACTGA